One Pseudonocardia abyssalis DNA segment encodes these proteins:
- a CDS encoding Rieske (2Fe-2S) protein, with the protein MTWEAVADLDQLEEGDMMVVQLAGEPVCLVRLYEDEVAAVHNTCTHQQQPLNEGYLQEDDTLICPAHNSCFDLRTGEPKGVPAVAPIPVYACKIEDDAIWVDMDQQLNDAAIPHKPYH; encoded by the coding sequence ATGACGTGGGAAGCGGTCGCGGACCTGGACCAGCTCGAGGAGGGCGACATGATGGTCGTCCAGCTGGCGGGCGAGCCGGTCTGCCTCGTCCGGCTCTACGAGGACGAGGTCGCCGCGGTGCACAACACGTGCACCCATCAGCAGCAGCCCCTCAACGAGGGTTATCTGCAGGAGGACGACACCCTGATCTGCCCGGCCCACAACTCGTGCTTCGACCTGCGCACGGGCGAGCCGAAGGGCGTGCCGGCCGTGGCCCCGATCCCGGTCTACGCGTGCAAGATCGAGGACGACGCGATCTGGGTCGACATGGACCAGCAGCTCAACGACGCCGCGATCCCCCACAAGCCGTACCACTAG
- a CDS encoding AAA family ATPase, which yields MTATHASRRDDIARTVVGRRRELDLVLAAVSAGRDVMLEGPPGTSKSTILRAITANWGVPFVLVEGNAELTPARLVGHHNPARVLREDYSADNFVPGPLVEAMQQGGFLYIEELNRAPEDTLNTLLAAMAEREVAVPRVGLITALPTFRVLASMNPFDNVGTARISDSVYDRWCRLAIGYQDATEEADIVAVRTGSPDGELVADAVALTRATRAHPDLRRGSSVRGAIDLAAIAAELEHLGSYDGDRPRRILDAALLALSARIGVDEAADVTPEQVITEIWENHFFSRPGGPRRDPTTSTSTTP from the coding sequence GTGACCGCCACCCACGCGTCCCGGCGTGACGACATCGCCCGGACCGTCGTCGGGCGCCGCCGCGAGCTGGACCTGGTGCTCGCGGCGGTGTCCGCCGGACGGGACGTGATGCTGGAGGGCCCGCCGGGCACGTCGAAGTCGACGATCCTGCGCGCGATCACCGCGAACTGGGGCGTGCCGTTCGTGCTGGTCGAGGGCAACGCCGAGCTCACCCCGGCCCGGCTGGTCGGCCACCACAACCCCGCCCGGGTGCTGCGCGAGGACTACTCCGCCGACAACTTCGTGCCCGGCCCGCTCGTGGAGGCGATGCAGCAGGGCGGGTTCCTCTACATCGAGGAGCTCAACCGCGCCCCGGAGGACACCCTCAACACGCTGCTCGCCGCGATGGCCGAGCGGGAGGTCGCGGTTCCCCGCGTCGGCCTGATCACCGCGCTGCCCACCTTCCGGGTGCTGGCGTCGATGAACCCGTTCGACAACGTCGGGACCGCCCGGATCTCCGACTCCGTCTACGACCGGTGGTGCCGCCTCGCGATCGGCTACCAGGACGCGACGGAGGAGGCCGACATCGTCGCGGTCCGCACCGGTTCACCGGACGGTGAGCTGGTCGCCGACGCGGTGGCGCTGACCCGCGCGACCCGGGCGCACCCGGACCTGCGCCGCGGCTCGTCGGTGCGGGGTGCGATCGACCTGGCCGCGATCGCCGCCGAGCTGGAGCACCTGGGCAGCTACGACGGCGACCGGCCCCGCCGCATCCTCGACGCCGCCCTGCTCGCACTCTCCGCGCGGATCGGGGTGGACGAGGCGGCCGACGTCACCCCGGAGCAGGTGATCACCGAGATCTGGGAGAACCATTTTTTCTCGCGCCCCGGCGGGCCGCGCCGGGACCCCACCACCTCGACGTCGACAACGCCGTAG
- a CDS encoding class I SAM-dependent methyltransferase, whose product MEQWRTVDEGWGRRAADFATLMEPAAVREYLHVHRLLGIGPGSTVLDMACGSGLAMELARLTGAEVSGVDASVRLAAVAALRNPDSRVVVGDMAEPHFPASSFDAVTSFRGIWATTPGAIAQARRVLRPGGRVAITFWGEMAASQGGPLFAPFRLATPPQVDRQSDMVALKRPGVAAEFLAAAGLEPGELFDVPFVLEFADAEHYARGLASTGPGYEAVVAAGEEAFRDACLQAAAPFVRTGLPIRATLQLRGIIGTAPA is encoded by the coding sequence GTGGAGCAGTGGCGGACCGTCGACGAGGGCTGGGGTCGGCGGGCCGCCGACTTCGCCACCCTGATGGAGCCCGCCGCCGTCCGGGAGTACCTGCACGTCCACCGCCTGCTCGGGATCGGGCCGGGCAGCACCGTGCTCGACATGGCGTGCGGGTCCGGGCTCGCGATGGAGCTCGCGCGGCTGACCGGGGCCGAGGTGTCCGGTGTGGACGCCTCGGTCCGGCTCGCCGCGGTGGCCGCGCTGCGCAACCCGGACAGCCGCGTCGTCGTCGGCGACATGGCCGAGCCGCATTTCCCCGCCTCGTCGTTCGACGCCGTCACCAGCTTCCGCGGCATCTGGGCCACCACCCCGGGCGCGATCGCGCAGGCCCGGCGCGTCCTTCGCCCCGGCGGGCGGGTGGCGATCACGTTCTGGGGCGAGATGGCCGCGTCGCAGGGCGGCCCGCTGTTCGCCCCGTTCCGGCTGGCGACACCGCCGCAGGTCGACCGCCAGTCCGACATGGTCGCCCTCAAGCGACCCGGGGTGGCCGCGGAGTTCCTCGCCGCGGCCGGCCTCGAACCCGGGGAGCTCTTCGACGTCCCGTTCGTGCTGGAGTTCGCCGACGCCGAGCACTACGCCCGCGGCCTGGCGTCGACCGGACCGGGTTACGAAGCGGTCGTCGCGGCGGGCGAGGAGGCCTTCCGGGACGCGTGCCTGCAGGCGGCGGCCCCGTTCGTCAGGACTGGGCTCCCGATCAGGGCGACGCTGCAGCTGCGCGGGATCATCGGCACCGCACCCGCCTGA
- a CDS encoding vWA domain-containing protein, producing MVVDLSGERGTGDLAQAAGGQGVLTTKQTARHREVAELLEDRTPDPEVAALAQRIARRLAIRRRPRDPRAERGSGRLASVPYRYRSDDIDLDRTIEVLTERPVPEDTDIVVRERMRSRRDVVLIVDVSGSMRGEKVRMAAATVAALSADLVDDRLALVAFWSDAALLTPLEQYVPASRLLNQLLRIPARGLTNVHFALTVAHTELARSSARRRTAVLLTDAVHNAGPDPRLVARRFPELHVLLQTDGEHDAPLGADLARLGHGRFAPVAGHRDVAPALNRLLR from the coding sequence GTGGTCGTCGACCTGTCCGGCGAGCGGGGCACCGGTGACCTGGCCCAGGCCGCGGGCGGGCAGGGCGTGCTCACCACGAAGCAGACCGCGCGGCACCGCGAGGTGGCCGAGCTGCTGGAGGACCGCACGCCCGACCCCGAGGTGGCCGCGCTGGCCCAGCGGATCGCCCGGCGCCTCGCGATCCGCCGCCGCCCGCGTGACCCCCGCGCCGAGCGCGGCTCCGGCCGGCTGGCGTCGGTGCCCTACCGGTACCGGTCCGACGACATCGACCTCGACCGCACCATCGAGGTCCTCACTGAGCGCCCGGTGCCCGAGGACACCGACATCGTGGTGCGCGAGCGGATGCGCTCGCGCCGCGACGTCGTGCTGATCGTGGATGTCTCGGGGTCGATGCGCGGGGAGAAGGTGCGGATGGCCGCCGCCACGGTCGCCGCGCTGTCGGCCGACCTCGTCGACGACCGGCTCGCGCTGGTGGCGTTCTGGTCCGACGCCGCGCTGCTCACCCCGCTCGAGCAGTACGTCCCCGCGTCCCGGCTGCTCAACCAGCTGCTCCGCATCCCCGCCCGCGGTCTCACCAACGTGCACTTCGCGCTCACCGTGGCCCACACCGAGCTGGCCCGGTCCTCGGCCCGGCGCCGCACCGCGGTCCTGCTCACCGACGCCGTCCACAACGCCGGGCCCGACCCCCGGCTCGTCGCCCGCCGCTTCCCCGAGCTGCACGTCCTGCTGCAGACCGACGGCGAGCACGACGCCCCCCTCGGCGCCGACCTCGCCCGGCTCGGCCACGGCCGGTTCGCCCCCGTCGCCGGGCACCGCGACGTCGCGCCCGCCCTGAACCGGCTGCTGCGCTGA
- a CDS encoding non-heme iron oxygenase ferredoxin subunit has protein sequence MSDAEGPIGVTTWHRHLFARVERWPWLKSLEESVSAVSQPLYDRHRDNLLVELMHGGRWAGHSLHAALSDLPIGFWAGTVVLDALGKDTSTDGGLDAAGTLSAAGLLAAAGTVATGFTDWTVSDGDDRRTGLFHGLLNLAGTALQGASLVARVNGHRRPAQVLGLASMAVTGAAGYVGGHLVQGKAVMVNRVATTTGPTRWVQAVEESDLPDGATAGVTVDGRQVMLHRSGDTVHAIDDLCSHAGALLSRGPVVDCVVTCPLHESRFDVRDGRIVRGPAHHPQPVLPTRLRNGWVEVRGSLPAARRKKS, from the coding sequence ATGTCGGACGCTGAAGGACCCATCGGGGTCACCACGTGGCACCGGCACCTGTTCGCGAGGGTGGAGCGGTGGCCGTGGCTGAAGTCGCTGGAGGAGTCGGTCTCGGCGGTGTCGCAGCCGCTCTACGACCGCCACCGCGACAATCTGCTGGTCGAGCTCATGCACGGGGGCCGCTGGGCCGGGCACTCCCTGCACGCGGCGCTCAGTGACCTGCCGATCGGCTTCTGGGCCGGCACCGTCGTCCTCGACGCGCTGGGCAAGGACACGTCGACCGACGGGGGCCTCGACGCCGCGGGCACGTTGAGCGCCGCCGGGCTGCTCGCCGCCGCCGGCACGGTCGCCACCGGCTTCACCGACTGGACCGTCAGCGACGGCGACGACCGCCGCACCGGCCTGTTCCACGGCCTGCTCAACCTCGCGGGCACCGCGCTGCAGGGCGCCTCGCTGGTCGCGCGGGTCAACGGGCACCGCCGCCCCGCGCAGGTGCTGGGCCTGGCGAGCATGGCCGTCACGGGCGCCGCCGGGTACGTCGGCGGGCACCTGGTGCAGGGCAAGGCCGTCATGGTCAACCGGGTCGCCACGACGACCGGCCCGACGCGCTGGGTGCAGGCGGTCGAGGAGTCCGACCTGCCCGACGGCGCGACCGCCGGCGTCACCGTCGACGGCCGGCAGGTGATGCTGCACCGCTCGGGCGACACCGTCCACGCGATCGACGACCTGTGCAGCCACGCGGGCGCGCTGCTCTCGCGGGGCCCGGTCGTCGACTGCGTCGTGACCTGCCCGCTGCACGAGTCCAGGTTCGACGTGCGCGACGGCCGGATCGTCCGCGGCCCTGCGCACCACCCCCAGCCGGTCCTGCCCACGCGCCTGCGCAACGGCTGGGTCGAGGTCCGGGGCTCCCTGCCCGCGGCACGACGCAAGAAATCCTAG
- a CDS encoding NUDIX domain-containing protein, producing MDIVDNIARPAAAAAVLFLDHDGQVLIVEPTYKPRWEIPGGEVEKGETPREACTRVLHHQLRLDLPPGPLLVVDWAPLVREERVRFVFDGGTLTEAQLDRIELAPDVLTSWAFLSPDELFVMMEPRSVRRVLAAIDTRRTGVPAYLESGLPAD from the coding sequence GTGGACATCGTCGACAACATCGCGCGCCCCGCCGCCGCGGCCGCTGTGCTCTTCCTCGACCACGACGGGCAGGTCCTGATCGTCGAGCCCACCTACAAACCCCGCTGGGAGATCCCCGGCGGTGAGGTGGAGAAGGGCGAGACGCCGCGCGAGGCGTGCACGCGGGTCCTGCACCACCAGCTGCGGCTCGACCTGCCGCCCGGGCCCCTGCTCGTCGTCGACTGGGCCCCGCTGGTGCGCGAGGAGCGGGTCCGCTTCGTCTTCGACGGCGGCACGCTCACCGAGGCGCAGCTCGACCGCATCGAGCTGGCCCCCGATGTGCTGACGTCGTGGGCCTTCCTGTCGCCCGACGAGCTGTTCGTGATGATGGAGCCGCGGTCGGTCCGCCGCGTGCTGGCCGCCATCGACACCCGGCGGACCGGTGTGCCGGCCTACCTGGAGTCCGGGCTCCCGGCCGACTGA
- a CDS encoding HAD-IC family P-type ATPase — translation MDIAGGIAGLTAAEVEQRRRAGESNVAVSGTSRTYATILRTNVFSFYNSILFAIGVTLLTLGRYSDALISVGLGLINAIISATQEIRAKRKLDGLQLLDRAVVVVVRDGAEVEVLPVDVVRGDVVAVRPGDQVVVDGPLLDGARVEIDESLLTGESDPVAKAPGDELRSGSLCVAGAGRMLARDVGTASYAGRLTLEARRVTTDKTPLQRRIEFVVRLVMALTVLMSGAILAQAAIEGISLLRVVQTTAVLSGLVPYGLFFLIAVAYTAGAARIAGRGALVQQVNAVESVSNVDVVCTDKTGTLTTGKLVLEEIEPCGGAAGVEAALGDFAHSVTVANLTTTALAAALPGTARTVHDEVPFASSLRWSGITTDDGTWVLGAPDTLAPHLADPAALDAAVAGRAARGLRVLLLARGADLRDDDGRPALDALEAVAVVVLADELRPEVAESIARFRAAGVALKVLSGDDPRTVAALATQAGLDAGDPVSGRDLDVLDDPALDALVARTTVFGRVAPEQKVRIVASLRRHGHYVAMIGDGVNDARALKGAQVGVAMRSGSAVTRDVADIVLVDDSFAALLPAQAEGRKIINGIAISMYVFLARVATQGVVILAVTMLGLGFPYSPTQVGLTLLTVGVPTLFLTFWARADAPDENLLGNLARFVVPAAVITAGFGTAVYTVLYQAVLNGFSTGRTPESVITAFEGYTGLTYGTDTDFVEAAATIGAQTGLSTFVTLASFGLILLLMPPARIFSAWTAPTGDRRPAVLVAVLVVAFGFVLFVPVLSDYFGLTGPARPVFTTVLPALVTWFVVLSLAYRFRLLDRLLGLDALPRPQRTHS, via the coding sequence ATGGACATCGCGGGGGGCATCGCGGGCCTCACCGCGGCCGAGGTCGAGCAGCGCCGCCGGGCCGGTGAGTCGAACGTCGCCGTCAGCGGCACCTCGCGCACCTACGCGACGATCCTGCGCACCAACGTCTTCTCCTTCTACAACTCGATCCTGTTCGCCATCGGGGTCACGCTGCTGACACTGGGCCGCTACAGCGACGCGCTGATCAGCGTCGGCCTGGGGCTGATCAACGCGATCATCAGCGCCACCCAGGAGATCCGGGCCAAGCGCAAGCTCGACGGGCTGCAACTGCTCGACCGCGCCGTCGTGGTCGTCGTCCGCGACGGCGCCGAGGTCGAGGTCCTCCCGGTCGACGTGGTCCGCGGCGACGTCGTGGCGGTGCGGCCGGGCGACCAGGTCGTCGTCGACGGACCGCTGCTCGACGGCGCGCGCGTGGAGATCGACGAGTCGCTGCTCACCGGCGAGTCCGACCCGGTCGCCAAGGCCCCCGGCGACGAGCTGCGCTCGGGCAGCCTGTGCGTGGCGGGCGCGGGCCGCATGCTCGCCCGCGACGTCGGCACGGCGAGCTACGCGGGGCGGCTCACGCTGGAGGCGCGGCGCGTCACCACCGACAAGACGCCGCTGCAGCGGCGGATCGAGTTCGTCGTCCGCCTGGTCATGGCGCTGACGGTGCTGATGAGCGGCGCGATCCTCGCCCAGGCCGCGATCGAGGGGATCTCGCTGCTGCGCGTCGTGCAGACCACGGCGGTGCTGTCCGGGCTGGTGCCCTACGGGCTGTTCTTCCTCATCGCCGTCGCCTACACCGCGGGGGCGGCGCGGATCGCCGGGCGCGGGGCGCTGGTGCAGCAGGTGAACGCCGTGGAGTCGGTCAGCAACGTCGACGTCGTCTGCACCGACAAGACCGGCACGCTGACCACCGGCAAGCTCGTGCTCGAGGAGATCGAGCCGTGCGGCGGGGCGGCAGGCGTCGAGGCCGCGCTGGGCGACTTCGCGCACAGCGTCACCGTCGCGAACCTGACGACCACCGCGCTCGCCGCCGCCCTGCCCGGCACCGCCCGCACCGTGCACGACGAGGTGCCGTTCGCCTCCTCGCTGCGCTGGTCGGGGATCACCACCGACGACGGCACGTGGGTGCTCGGCGCCCCCGACACGCTCGCCCCGCACCTCGCCGACCCCGCCGCCCTCGACGCGGCCGTCGCCGGACGGGCGGCGCGGGGCCTGCGGGTCCTGCTGCTCGCGCGGGGCGCCGACCTGCGCGACGACGACGGCCGGCCCGCTCTCGATGCGCTGGAGGCCGTCGCGGTCGTGGTGCTGGCCGACGAACTGCGGCCCGAGGTCGCGGAGTCGATCGCCCGGTTCCGCGCGGCGGGTGTCGCGCTCAAGGTGCTCTCCGGCGACGACCCGCGCACCGTGGCCGCGCTGGCCACCCAGGCCGGGCTCGACGCGGGCGACCCCGTCAGCGGACGCGATCTGGACGTCCTCGACGACCCCGCCCTCGACGCCCTGGTCGCGCGCACGACCGTCTTCGGCCGGGTCGCCCCCGAGCAGAAGGTGCGGATCGTCGCGTCGCTGCGCCGCCACGGCCACTACGTCGCGATGATCGGCGACGGCGTCAACGACGCCCGTGCGCTCAAGGGTGCCCAGGTCGGGGTCGCGATGCGCAGCGGGAGCGCGGTCACCCGCGACGTCGCCGACATCGTCCTGGTCGACGACTCGTTCGCCGCTCTCCTGCCCGCCCAGGCCGAGGGCCGCAAGATCATCAACGGCATCGCGATCTCGATGTACGTCTTCCTGGCCCGCGTCGCGACGCAGGGGGTCGTGATCCTCGCGGTCACGATGCTGGGACTGGGATTCCCCTACTCCCCCACCCAGGTCGGACTGACGCTGCTCACCGTCGGTGTGCCCACCCTGTTCCTCACGTTCTGGGCGCGGGCCGACGCACCGGACGAGAACCTGCTCGGCAACCTCGCGCGGTTCGTCGTGCCCGCCGCGGTGATCACCGCGGGGTTCGGCACCGCGGTCTACACCGTGCTCTACCAGGCGGTGCTGAACGGCTTCTCGACCGGCCGCACACCGGAGTCCGTCATCACCGCCTTCGAGGGCTACACCGGCCTGACCTACGGCACCGACACCGACTTCGTCGAGGCCGCGGCGACGATCGGCGCCCAGACCGGCCTCTCGACCTTCGTCACCCTGGCCTCGTTCGGGCTCATCCTGCTCCTCATGCCACCGGCCCGGATCTTCTCGGCGTGGACGGCCCCGACCGGTGACCGCAGGCCCGCCGTGCTGGTCGCCGTCCTCGTCGTGGCGTTCGGGTTCGTGCTGTTCGTGCCGGTGCTGTCGGACTACTTCGGGCTGACGGGCCCGGCCCGGCCGGTGTTCACCACGGTGCTGCCCGCGCTGGTGACCTGGTTCGTGGTGCTGTCACTGGCCTACCGCTTCCGGCTGCTCGACCGCCTCCTCGGCCTCGACGCCCTCCCCCGCCCACAGCGGACACACAGCTAG
- a CDS encoding ferredoxin reductase family protein, with the protein MTALLDAPRDAIDVRAARTDATARTAAAVLVGASLLVVTGLWAAGGGPALSGWADGPTSLGRLTGLLASDLLLVQVLLMARIPVVERAVGQDRLARMHRLAGFTSFTLMLAHIGLISWGYAAGDLAQVPGTLWDLTVTYPGMLLAAAGTACLVMVVVTSVRAARRRLRYESWHLLHLYAYLGVGLALPHQLWTGQEFLSSTAATVYWWTLWAAAAGAILVFRVGTPVARTLRHDLRVTSVVREDHDVVSVYVTGRRLDRLPVLAGQFLTWRFLTGPGWTRAHPYSLSAAPDGRSLRITVKALGDGSAQVAALRRGTRVVVEGPYGRLTERPRTRRRLAFVGAGVGVTPLRALAEGLPYAPGDAVLIQRGTALFAREFDVLAHERGLRVLHLPGPRRAPGSWLCSGPVDDRTALLGWVPDIAERDVYVCGPEEWTASVRRTLAAAGLPAAQLHVETFAW; encoded by the coding sequence GTGACCGCGCTGCTCGACGCACCCCGGGACGCGATCGACGTCCGGGCCGCCCGGACGGACGCGACGGCCCGCACCGCGGCCGCCGTGCTCGTCGGCGCGAGCCTGCTCGTCGTCACGGGGCTGTGGGCCGCGGGCGGCGGGCCCGCGCTCTCCGGCTGGGCCGACGGCCCGACCTCGCTCGGGCGGCTCACCGGGCTCCTGGCGTCGGACCTGCTGCTGGTGCAGGTCCTGCTGATGGCCCGCATCCCGGTCGTCGAGCGGGCCGTCGGGCAGGACCGCCTCGCCCGGATGCACCGCCTCGCGGGCTTCACGTCGTTCACGCTGATGCTCGCCCACATCGGACTGATCTCGTGGGGCTACGCGGCCGGCGACCTCGCGCAGGTCCCGGGCACGCTCTGGGACCTCACCGTCACCTACCCCGGCATGCTGCTGGCCGCGGCCGGCACGGCCTGCCTGGTCATGGTGGTCGTCACCAGCGTCCGGGCCGCGCGGCGCCGCCTGCGCTACGAGTCGTGGCACCTGCTGCACCTCTACGCCTACCTGGGCGTCGGGCTCGCGCTGCCGCACCAGCTGTGGACCGGCCAGGAGTTCCTGTCCTCGACCGCCGCCACCGTCTACTGGTGGACGCTGTGGGCCGCGGCCGCCGGAGCGATCCTGGTGTTCCGCGTCGGGACGCCGGTGGCGCGGACGCTGCGCCACGACCTGCGCGTCACCTCGGTCGTGCGGGAGGACCACGACGTCGTCTCCGTCTACGTCACCGGCCGCCGGCTCGACCGGCTGCCGGTCCTCGCCGGGCAGTTCCTCACGTGGCGCTTCCTGACCGGGCCCGGCTGGACCCGCGCCCACCCCTACTCGCTCTCCGCCGCTCCCGACGGGCGCAGCCTGCGGATCACCGTCAAGGCGCTCGGCGACGGGAGCGCGCAGGTCGCGGCGCTGCGGCGCGGCACGCGGGTGGTCGTCGAGGGGCCCTACGGGCGGCTCACCGAGCGGCCCCGCACGCGGCGCAGGCTCGCGTTCGTCGGCGCGGGCGTCGGCGTCACGCCGCTGCGGGCGCTCGCCGAGGGCCTGCCCTACGCCCCCGGTGACGCCGTGCTGATCCAGCGCGGCACCGCCCTGTTCGCCCGTGAGTTCGACGTCCTCGCCCACGAGCGCGGCCTGCGGGTGCTGCACCTGCCGGGCCCGCGCCGGGCCCCGGGTTCCTGGCTCTGCTCCGGACCGGTCGACGACCGCACCGCACTGCTCGGCTGGGTGCCCGACATCGCCGAGCGCGACGTCTACGTGTGCGGCCCTGAGGAGTGGACCGCGTCGGTGCGGCGCACGCTCGCCGCGGCCGGGCTGCCCGCCGCGCAGTTGCACGTCGAGACCTTCGCGTGGTGA
- a CDS encoding PucR family transcriptional regulator: MADVPSALPLVAPALLRRLDEVADRIVARVQGDLPLYRDQTYVSTEALRTAAVDNVRYLLRTDPLPDGADLAAARRTGELRGRAGAPLPELLAGFRIGFAVFWEILAAEAIGAGVDARGLAALATHVFWKADEYSAVLTTAHRDATAHLLRRHEQERSALVEALTTGAVGSVWEIANGLDLPSTGSFVTIAAEVAAVGTVALPEIASKLRAVNVSSAWRLLPDIEVGVVSLPGPDASDAVRVVGAAAPGRVGVSPVYPALAETPRALYLARIALQSAPAGAPSVRRFDDTPLATLVAAAPEAAVQIARRVLGDLLELRRDEQDVLLETLETWLATGGSATVTGSRMFVHANTVRHRLRRIAEHTGRNLEHPTALAELSTALHALRLLPGVRRASHDETPGTIPG; this comes from the coding sequence GTGGCCGACGTCCCGAGCGCGCTGCCCCTCGTCGCCCCCGCCCTGCTCCGGCGCCTCGACGAGGTCGCCGACCGGATCGTGGCGCGCGTGCAGGGCGACCTCCCGCTCTACCGCGACCAGACCTACGTCAGCACGGAGGCGCTGCGGACCGCCGCCGTCGACAACGTCCGGTACCTGCTGCGCACCGACCCGCTCCCCGACGGCGCCGACCTCGCCGCCGCCCGCCGCACCGGCGAGCTGCGCGGCCGGGCCGGCGCGCCGCTGCCCGAGCTCCTCGCCGGTTTCCGGATCGGTTTCGCGGTGTTCTGGGAGATCCTCGCGGCCGAGGCGATCGGGGCCGGCGTCGACGCGCGGGGGCTCGCCGCGCTGGCCACGCACGTGTTCTGGAAGGCCGACGAGTACTCCGCGGTGCTCACGACGGCCCACCGCGACGCCACCGCGCACCTGCTGCGCCGCCACGAGCAGGAGCGCTCGGCGCTGGTGGAGGCCCTGACGACCGGGGCAGTGGGCTCGGTGTGGGAGATCGCCAACGGCCTGGACCTGCCGTCGACCGGTTCGTTCGTCACCATCGCGGCGGAGGTGGCCGCGGTCGGCACGGTCGCGCTGCCGGAGATCGCGTCGAAGCTCCGTGCCGTCAACGTCTCCTCGGCGTGGCGGCTGCTGCCCGACATCGAGGTCGGCGTGGTGTCGCTGCCCGGCCCCGACGCCTCGGACGCCGTGCGGGTCGTCGGTGCTGCGGCGCCCGGGCGCGTCGGCGTCAGCCCGGTCTACCCGGCGCTCGCCGAGACGCCCCGAGCGCTCTACCTCGCCCGCATCGCGCTGCAGAGCGCACCGGCCGGGGCCCCGTCGGTCCGGCGCTTCGACGACACGCCGCTCGCCACGCTCGTCGCCGCCGCCCCGGAGGCCGCCGTGCAGATCGCCCGTCGCGTGCTCGGCGACCTGCTGGAGCTGCGCCGCGACGAGCAGGACGTGCTTCTGGAGACGCTGGAGACCTGGCTCGCCACCGGCGGCTCGGCGACCGTCACCGGCTCCCGGATGTTCGTGCACGCCAACACCGTCCGGCACCGCCTGCGCCGGATCGCCGAGCACACCGGGCGCAACCTGGAGCACCCGACCGCGCTCGCCGAGCTGTCGACGGCCCTGCACGCACTGCGACTGCTGCCGGGTGTCCGCCGTGCGTCGCACGATGAGACGCCCGGGACCATCCCAGGGTGA
- a CDS encoding alpha/beta hydrolase, whose amino-acid sequence MTTAPDTIVLVHGFWVTPRSWEDWIAHYEAKGYRVLAPAYPGFEVEVEALNADPSPVEAVTITSIVEHLESVVRGLDAPPIIMGHSAGGAFTQILLDHGFGAAGVALNSAPTEGVPIVPLSQVRSTFPVLKNPANRHRAIAYDFEHWNYAFTNTFPEDRARALYERYAVPVSGRILFESALANLTPGHGGTHVDYANAGRAPLLLVGGSEDHIMPPAVQRSNAKHYTADGTLTEYVEFGGKPHLLPAAPGWEEIADYVLAWAVRNARR is encoded by the coding sequence ATGACCACCGCACCCGACACCATCGTCCTCGTCCACGGCTTCTGGGTCACCCCCCGGAGCTGGGAGGACTGGATCGCGCACTACGAGGCGAAGGGCTACCGGGTCCTCGCGCCCGCCTACCCCGGCTTCGAGGTCGAGGTCGAGGCGCTCAACGCCGACCCGTCCCCGGTCGAGGCGGTGACCATCACCTCGATCGTCGAGCACCTGGAGTCCGTCGTCCGCGGGCTCGACGCGCCGCCGATCATCATGGGCCACTCGGCGGGCGGGGCGTTCACCCAGATCCTGCTCGACCACGGCTTCGGCGCCGCCGGCGTCGCGCTGAACTCGGCGCCCACCGAGGGCGTGCCGATCGTGCCGCTGAGCCAGGTCAGGTCGACGTTCCCGGTGCTGAAGAACCCGGCCAACCGGCACCGGGCCATCGCCTACGACTTCGAGCACTGGAACTACGCCTTCACCAACACCTTCCCCGAGGACCGCGCCCGCGCCCTCTACGAGCGCTACGCCGTGCCGGTCTCCGGGCGGATCCTGTTCGAGAGCGCACTGGCCAACCTCACCCCCGGCCACGGCGGCACCCACGTCGACTACGCCAACGCGGGCCGCGCGCCGCTGCTGCTGGTCGGCGGCAGCGAGGACCACATCATGCCGCCCGCCGTGCAGCGCTCCAACGCGAAGCACTACACGGCGGACGGGACGCTCACCGAGTACGTCGAGTTCGGGGGGAAGCCGCACCTGCTGCCGGCCGCGCCCGGCTGGGAGGAGATCGCCGACTACGTCCTGGCGTGGGCGGTGCGCAACGCGCGACGATGA